GCGCACAGGGGCCAGTGATGAGCGTGTGGCTAAGCCAACAGCGGGGTTGTTCGCAGAGCGCAGACATATCAACTCGGGGTGTCAGTGACCCAGAAGACAAATACAGATCCAAGGATCAAACCCGTAACCATCAAAAATCCTGAACCCCAGTCTCCCCCTGCAGACGCGCTCTCAtatcaccctcaccctcaaccacccactccggctcctcatcgtcgaaATACCgctcctgctcttcctgcAAATCATCAAATTCCTCATTGTCATCCACAACTGTATAATCAAAGTCTGAATCCTCCCCTCTTAGAAACCGCATCGTCATCTCCCATTCCCacgccttcttcccctcctccttgcTTCCAGGTATctcgtcgacatcctccgccaggaTCTCCCCATTCGGACCACGAGCATAGGTAAACATCGCGTGGGGATCAGGGTGATTCAACGCGTCCATTTTCGCCTCGGATCGGATCAGATCTGCCTGTAGGACGCCAGAGAATCCTTTTGCGCGACCCTCAGCTTCGCGCTCCGCAGGTGTCTGGAATCGGCGTATCAGGCGGTCGTAGAGTAACGGGTCTGCATGGGGTATTAGCTCTCTCCTACGGATAGGATGGCCTGGCTGTCGGTATCAAAAAACATTGTATTTGAAAGTACGATCAGCCAAGAATATGGTGAGATAGAGCGCGCGGACCGGCTAGCTCGAGGTCTGCAGAGAAATACTCTGGATGAAGGTCTAGATAGCGCTTGCGGCGGTTTTTGATCTGGGTTGCGCGTGGAATCGCGGGGGATGGGGCTTTGGCATCATCTCCGATAGAGAGTTGGTCGTTCTGGATGCCCGTGCCCATTGGAAAGAGAGGCATAATGGTGTGagtggttgtggtggttgattaATGGGTGAGTTTTGGTTGTCAGTGTCGATGATGCAAATGGGGAACTTCGTCGAGTCGGAAGCGGGCGGCAAATTTGCTGCTTTTCAACTCCGCGTCACAGCATCAACTAATCAAGTCAGTCTGTAATAAAAGGCAGTTGCCTGGACTGGTACTTTTGTCTACAATTAGTATGGTGGTTGTCTACTAGCTGCTAATTGAAAAGGACATGTAAGAGTCTCCTGTTTGTTTCATATCTCTGCTTGGCACTATAGCTTGACAGCTCTTCAATGGACCTTAACCTTGGAACTGACAACTGTTAGGAAAATTTCCTGAGCTTGATCGAATTTGAATTGAAGCCATGGCCCCGTTTAGGAGCATTTACCAGCAAGATACGACCAGGCAGCTGGCGGTCGGTGCGGCCCTGTTGGTCCTTGCTGCATTCTACTCGGTCGTTTTTCTGTTGACTCTGGCTCCTGTATATGGGTCGGCCCCGTCCCATATCTTCCACGGCTACGGAATCGGAATCGCAGGTGTAGCGGGGTGGTTTGCGAAGAACATTGTCCATCATTTGTCCCGCCGGAACGCTGTCTATGCTGTTCCCGTCCTGGCCTTTTGGCTGCCTGTGCTACAGTACTTTATCACTCAGCAGACCTCGGCGCTCGGGAACCCTGCTGGGCCCATCATTACAGAGATATTTGGTTTATATCCTCTAATCTTTCTTTCTGTGGCCAGCGCTGGTAAGCTGGTGCAGTCCGGTCTGGACCTCAATCGACACGGTGATCTAGTGGCAGAGCACATTCCCCTGCTTGGCTCCTACGTCGTCTATTCTGCTGGCGAACATCTGGTCAAAGCATTTCTCTCCAAGTTCATTGGATCGACTGTTTTGCTCAGTCGCGCCGGCCTTCAGATCTTGGTCCCGGTTCTATATGCTGCTGCAGTCCCATCAAAGCTCCTACTCTTGGCTATTCcatcccttctcttctctctcacCTCCAACGAGCACCTGCCATTGGGATATACGACTAGAGCTCTCAACTCTGCTCTTGTCGAGGATGGTTTCGCCCTCTTGGACCGTCAAGATTCCACGACCGGCTACGTCTCCGTTTTGGACAATCTCGAGGATGGCTTCCGCGTTATGAGGTGCGATCACAGTCTTCTCGGAGGCCAATGGGTCAAGAAGCGCCACAACTACAACCCTCCGGCCGTGAAAGACCCCATTTACGCAGTATTTACCATGCTCGAGGCCGTCCGCCTTGTTGAGACAGCGCACGGTACTCCCCGCGTAGACGCCGGAAGCAATGCCCTCGTCATGTAATTCCCCCAACTTTCCAGTTAATGTTAAAGAAAACACCCACTCACGTCCATCCAGTGGTCTCGGAATCGGAACGACACCAGGCGCGTTAATCAGCCATGGCATCGACACCACAATCGTCGAGATTGACTCCGTCGTCCACAAGTTCGCAGGCCAGTACTTCGGCCTGCCATCCAACCACACCGCCGTCATCGACGACGCCCGCGCCTTCGTCCAAAAGAGCCAGAAATCCTCTTCCCCGAAGCAATATGACTACATCGTCCACGACGTCTTCACCGGCGGCGCTGAGCCCGTCGAGCTCTTCACACATGAGTTCATCAGCGGTCTCCATGCCCTTCTGAAGGACGACGGAGTCATTGCCATCGTACGttccctcttccactctaaaagaaagacaaaaaaCTAAACAAACCCCAACAGAACTACGCCGGCGACATAAGCCTCTACCCAACCGGCCTCTCTATCCGAACTATAAAATCCATATTCCCAACCTGCCGCCTCTACCGCGAAGAAACCGACTCCGAAATCGGGATGGACTTTACCAACATGGTCATCTTCTGCACCAAGGATGCTCTGACCCCGCTGACGTTCCGAGACCCCGAACCGGCTGATTTCCTGGGTAGTCGGTTCCGCGCTCGGTATCTTGTTCCGAGACATGAGGTTGACGCGGCGAGGTTTGAGACTGTGGAGCAGGGTGGTAAGAGGATTTTGTATGATAAGGGCGTTGGGGCGTTGCATAAGTTTCAAGATCGGACTGCATTGGAGCATTGGAAAATTATGAGGACTGTGTTGCCAGATAGGGTCTGGGAGGGGTGGTAAGTATTTGAATATatgtctatctatctatctatctctaTAGATAGATGGAGGGGATCTGGGGAAGATGTTGGGGTAAATAAATTGATATGATGGGGTGGCGATTGGGGTAACAGCCTTAGTCCTGCCAGTgcttcaatatatatattaagccTCATATCTAAGCTGATAGTGTTAACCTATAGAGTGACCAATAAAAGcgaatttttatatataatcacATCATGTATCAATATAATTTcatatatataaatatatattttacAAGACAATAGATTATTCTGAATATTTCGAATTGGAAGATTATGATTATCACTGACAAAATGCGGCAGTCTTAAATGACATAGGTATCACCCCTTCCCATGAAAATGTACTAGAAAAGGTATCTACGCTAACCATAatcaaaaggaaaaagaTACGTACTGGGGGTATGTACTGAACGAGTGAAAATGTACGGGCTGCCAAATCCCTATGGCATTTCCATGGGGTGGCACCGGTTACAGGAGAGCCAGCCACTTGCAATGGAGATGAGAAACGGAACCAAACCAACTGAGTCCAACTCCGTCCGACGTACATCCAACATAGGAAAGCGAAATTGCAGGGAAATTGTTCGATTCGATTTGCATGCGTTATACCGACGGGCTTCCGCGGGGACTGCCCCCGGGTTTCTTAACTAGACCTGCAAAGAAGTTCGCTAGTGCCTGGTTGTGTGCTTTCTCGTCTCCTGGTGAGGAAACAGGATCCTTCCGTTGGGATCGATTGGCTTCTCGGTCCTACAGTTGGCGACGGATATTAGCATCCTTCTGCAATCAGTAAGATGGCCTCGATTGAGCTTACCTTTATCTTTTGGAGCATATCATCCGCATCGACCTGGATACCACCCATGTTGAACTGCACAGGCCCAATATGTTCGTTGACCCGGCTGTTATCTTCTAATGGAGACATTTCCAGTTGAGGCGCCTTCTTGGCTGCCCgatccttctcatcctcaatCTTCAACTGCTCCAAAACCTCCAGCTGCTTGGTGAGGAAGCCCTGCATATCAGTTGTATCAACCTCGATCTTGTTCCTGCCTTGTTGGCTTCCGGGGTACGCTATCGAGGTACTCCGCTTGGGGTCTTTGATGGTCTGCTCGTATATATTTACGGCGCTCGTcccgtcgtcttcttcagcggtACCCTCCTCCTGGGCTTCGTCATTCCCGTTGGTAAGCGGCTCAGGTGGGTCTTGAATCTCGATAGACCAAGCGGTTGATATGCCCTCCAAATTGGATCCTTCTCGGATAACTCGAATCTTGGCCCATGAATCCCAATTCGTAGGTATTAAAATCTTGTCTCGTTCGATAAATTGGGCTTTGAGAGATAGTTTTTTGAGGAGTGAATGTATGCCGAGGGAGGAGTGCAGTACGCTGTGTAGGTTATTCGCCTGGAATGGCTTCGTGTATATGAGAGACGCGCCATCTGTAGTCAGTTAGAGGTGTTTTCAAGAGTTGTCTTGCTCGGGAACCGTACGTTTTACCAGTAATGTTCTCATGAATTGGTGAATGAAGtcaaattcctcctcatGCCAACCATGTTCTcgctccaacttct
This genomic interval from Aspergillus puulaauensis MK2 DNA, chromosome 7, nearly complete sequence contains the following:
- a CDS encoding uncharacterized protein (COG:S;~EggNog:ENOG410PPE7;~InterPro:IPR018613,IPR040233); the protein is MPLFPMGTGIQNDQLSIGDDAKAPSPAIPRATQIKNRRKRYLDLHPEYFSADLELADPLLYDRLIRRFQTPAEREAEGRAKGFSGVLQADLIRSEAKMDALNHPDPHAMFTYARGPNGEILAEDVDEIPGSKEEGKKAWEWEMTMRFLRGEDSDFDYTVVDDNEEFDDLQEEQERYFDDEEPEWVVEGEGDMRARLQGETGVQDF
- a CDS encoding dynein family protein (COG:N;~EggNog:ENOG410PJG0;~InterPro:IPR008467,IPR022780;~PFAM:PF05783;~go_component: GO:0005868 - cytoplasmic dynein complex [Evidence IEA];~go_process: GO:0007018 - microtubule-based movement [Evidence IEA]) — its product is MSTSSQNPRTRSSTGNNSRPSSKDGPKKNIWSSMLDSAATGKRLPEKNLLILGGTPESQREFLEAYSADTSDSSTSNEKRKGKLPPVANQFALGYTYLDVLDADQEDTLARVSAYLLSEPSLSFAPLLKPLFTPQSISETSVVILLDWSDPWTWVRRLREWVRLLRHVLISLDDETKVVMEENMTQWRERKKGIDTTSTGSQAASSGAVVIGPGEWDEGLGVPLCVVCQGTDKMEKLEREHGWHEEEFDFIHQFMRTLLVKHGASLIYTKPFQANNLHSVLHSSLGIHSLLKKLSLKAQFIERDKILIPTNWDSWAKIRVIREGSNLEGISTAWSIEIQDPPEPLTNGNDEAQEEGTAEEDDGTSAVNIYEQTIKDPKRSTSIAYPGSQQGRNKIEVDTTDMQGFLTKQLEVLEQLKIEDEKDRAAKKAPQLEMSPLEDNSRVNEHIGPVQFNMGGIQVDADDMLQKIKDREANRSQRKDPVSSPGDEKAHNQALANFFAGLVKKPGGSPRGSPSV
- a CDS encoding spermidine synthase (COG:S;~EggNog:ENOG410PGY6;~InterPro:IPR029063;~PFAM:PF01564;~TransMembrane:5 (i20-41o47-64i76-94o106-130i184-208o)), whose protein sequence is MAPFRSIYQQDTTRQLAVGAALLVLAAFYSVVFLLTLAPVYGSAPSHIFHGYGIGIAGVAGWFAKNIVHHLSRRNAVYAVPVLAFWLPVLQYFITQQTSALGNPAGPIITEIFGLYPLIFLSVASAGKLVQSGLDLNRHGDLVAEHIPLLGSYVVYSAGEHLVKAFLSKFIGSTVLLSRAGLQILVPVLYAAAVPSKLLLLAIPSLLFSLTSNEHLPLGYTTRALNSALVEDGFALLDRQDSTTGYVSVLDNLEDGFRVMRCDHSLLGGQWVKKRHNYNPPAVKDPIYAVFTMLEAVRLVETAHGTPRVDAGSNALVIGLGIGTTPGALISHGIDTTIVEIDSVVHKFAGQYFGLPSNHTAVIDDARAFVQKSQKSSSPKQYDYIVHDVFTGGAEPVELFTHEFISGLHALLKDDGVIAINYAGDISLYPTGLSIRTIKSIFPTCRLYREETDSEIGMDFTNMVIFCTKDALTPLTFRDPEPADFLGSRFRARYLVPRHEVDAARFETVEQGGKRILYDKGVGALHKFQDRTALEHWKIMRTVLPDRVWEGW